In Malania oleifera isolate guangnan ecotype guangnan chromosome 8, ASM2987363v1, whole genome shotgun sequence, a single window of DNA contains:
- the LOC131162372 gene encoding O-fucosyltransferase 38 isoform X1: MVNGRGSSRSRTSAAAKFFPRTPSPYSITPYIIILFALSVLTFIFYTRDILEDEEKTPLSEESWSLSHEMSTEQLWDAPFSYGLHPCVKPTARYKASQGWDHYITVRTNGGLNQMRAGISDMVAVAYIMNATLVIPELDRRSFWQDSSTFADIFDELHFISTLEGDVRVVKALPKELMSATRARKHFTSWSSMGYYEEMTRLWNEYRVIHVAKSDSRLANNDLPLDIQRLRCRTLYYALRFSLPIDNLGKKLVERLRSRGGKYIALHLRYEKDMLSFTGCTYGLTNAESQELRIMREKTNHWKIKKINSTEQRLGGFCPLTPKEVGIFLQALGYPPSTLIYIAAGEIYGGNTHLSEFTSRYPNVVFKETLTTKEELEAFGNHATQTAALDYIISLESDVFIPSHLGNMARAVEGHRRFLGHRKTITPDRRGLVKIFDKLEAGSLKEESSLSYLVTEMHKDRQGAPRKRRGSLPGIKGRARFRTEESFYENPFPECICGSEKHF, from the exons ATGGTAAACGGCAGAGGCTCTTCTCGTTCAAGAACCTCAGCTGCAGCAAAATTCTTTCCAAGAACACCATCTCCATATTCCATTACTCCTTACATCATCATTCTCTTTGCTCTTTCCGTCCTAACATTTATCTTTTACACAAGAGACATATTGGAAGATGAAGAAAAAACTCCTCTCTCTGAAGAATCTTGGTCTCTGTCTCACGAG ATGTCAACTGAGCAACTTTGGGATGCTCCTTTCAGCTATGGTTTACACCCATGTGTCAAGCCTACGGCTAGATATAAAG CTAGCCAAGGATGGGATCACTACATAACTGTGAGAACTAATGGAGGACTAAATCAAATGCGCGCTGGT ATATCTGATATGGTGGCCGTGGCGTACATAATGAATGCTACCTTGGTAATTCCTGAACTGGATAGACGCTCGTTCTGGCAAGATTCAAg TACATTTGCAGATATATTTGACGAACTTCATTTTATATCAACCTTAGAAGGAGATGTGAGGGTTGTCAAAGCGCTCCCAAAGGAATTGATGTCTGCTACTCGGGCTCGAAAGCACTTCACTTCCTGGTCTAGTATGGGCTATTATGAAGAGATGACCCGGTTATGGAATGAGTATCGG GTAATCCACGTTGCAAAATCAGATTCTCGACTTGCAAATAATGATCTTCCCCTGGATATCCAGAGGCTGAGATGCCGTACTTTATATTATGCTCTACGCTTCTCTCTTCCCATTGATAACCTAGGGAAG AAGCTAGTGGAACGGCTAAGATCGCGCGGGGGGAAATACATTGCTCTTCATCTGAGATATGAGAAAGACATGCTATCTTTTACTGGTTGTACTTATGGTCTCACCAATGCAGAATCCCAGGAGCTGAGAATAATGAG GGAGAAAACAAACCACTGGAAGATTAAAAAGATAAACTCAACAGAGCAGAGATTAGGAGGCTTTTGTCCATTGACTCCCAAGGAGGTTGGGATATTTCTTCAAGCCCTTGGTTATCCTCCTTCAACATTAATTTATATTGCAGCTGGGGAAATCTATGGTGGTAATACTCACCTCTCGGAATTTACGTCGCGCTACCCAAATGTAGTTTTTAAG GAAACACTGACAACCAAAGAAGAATTGGAAGCATTTGGTAATCACGCAACTCAAACAGCTGCTCTTGATTACATTATATCCTTAGAGAGTGATGTGTTCATTCCTTCACATTTGGGTAATATGGCAAGAGCTGTGGAGGGGCACCGCAGATTCTTAGGTCATCGAAAGACAATTACCCCCGACAG AAGAGGGCTTGTTAAAATTTTTGATAAGCTGGAAGCTGGATCGCTAAAAGAAGAGTCATCACTGTCATACCTCGTAACAGAAATGCACAAGGACAG GCAAGGAGCTCCGAGGAAAAGAAGAGGCTCATTGCCAGGAATTAAAGGCCGAGCACGCTTCAGGACTGAAGAATCCTTCTATGAAAATCCTTTCCCCGAGTGTATATGTGGTTCTGAAAAGCATTTTTGA
- the LOC131162372 gene encoding O-fucosyltransferase 38 isoform X2, with protein sequence MRAGISDMVAVAYIMNATLVIPELDRRSFWQDSSTFADIFDELHFISTLEGDVRVVKALPKELMSATRARKHFTSWSSMGYYEEMTRLWNEYRVIHVAKSDSRLANNDLPLDIQRLRCRTLYYALRFSLPIDNLGKKLVERLRSRGGKYIALHLRYEKDMLSFTGCTYGLTNAESQELRIMREKTNHWKIKKINSTEQRLGGFCPLTPKEVGIFLQALGYPPSTLIYIAAGEIYGGNTHLSEFTSRYPNVVFKETLTTKEELEAFGNHATQTAALDYIISLESDVFIPSHLGNMARAVEGHRRFLGHRKTITPDRRGLVKIFDKLEAGSLKEESSLSYLVTEMHKDRQGAPRKRRGSLPGIKGRARFRTEESFYENPFPECICGSEKHF encoded by the exons ATGCGCGCTGGT ATATCTGATATGGTGGCCGTGGCGTACATAATGAATGCTACCTTGGTAATTCCTGAACTGGATAGACGCTCGTTCTGGCAAGATTCAAg TACATTTGCAGATATATTTGACGAACTTCATTTTATATCAACCTTAGAAGGAGATGTGAGGGTTGTCAAAGCGCTCCCAAAGGAATTGATGTCTGCTACTCGGGCTCGAAAGCACTTCACTTCCTGGTCTAGTATGGGCTATTATGAAGAGATGACCCGGTTATGGAATGAGTATCGG GTAATCCACGTTGCAAAATCAGATTCTCGACTTGCAAATAATGATCTTCCCCTGGATATCCAGAGGCTGAGATGCCGTACTTTATATTATGCTCTACGCTTCTCTCTTCCCATTGATAACCTAGGGAAG AAGCTAGTGGAACGGCTAAGATCGCGCGGGGGGAAATACATTGCTCTTCATCTGAGATATGAGAAAGACATGCTATCTTTTACTGGTTGTACTTATGGTCTCACCAATGCAGAATCCCAGGAGCTGAGAATAATGAG GGAGAAAACAAACCACTGGAAGATTAAAAAGATAAACTCAACAGAGCAGAGATTAGGAGGCTTTTGTCCATTGACTCCCAAGGAGGTTGGGATATTTCTTCAAGCCCTTGGTTATCCTCCTTCAACATTAATTTATATTGCAGCTGGGGAAATCTATGGTGGTAATACTCACCTCTCGGAATTTACGTCGCGCTACCCAAATGTAGTTTTTAAG GAAACACTGACAACCAAAGAAGAATTGGAAGCATTTGGTAATCACGCAACTCAAACAGCTGCTCTTGATTACATTATATCCTTAGAGAGTGATGTGTTCATTCCTTCACATTTGGGTAATATGGCAAGAGCTGTGGAGGGGCACCGCAGATTCTTAGGTCATCGAAAGACAATTACCCCCGACAG AAGAGGGCTTGTTAAAATTTTTGATAAGCTGGAAGCTGGATCGCTAAAAGAAGAGTCATCACTGTCATACCTCGTAACAGAAATGCACAAGGACAG GCAAGGAGCTCCGAGGAAAAGAAGAGGCTCATTGCCAGGAATTAAAGGCCGAGCACGCTTCAGGACTGAAGAATCCTTCTATGAAAATCCTTTCCCCGAGTGTATATGTGGTTCTGAAAAGCATTTTTGA